One window of the Microvirga mediterraneensis genome contains the following:
- a CDS encoding NAD(P)H-dependent glycerol-3-phosphate dehydrogenase, which yields MTAQAQTIGIAGAGAWGTALANAAAIAGNDVVLWMRSPEHAAALAQPRATDRCLPGVRLHARTRPTAALADLASAHAVLLVTPAQTTREMAAALGVVLPAATPLVLCAKGIERDSRAFLCDVVETVRPGAPIGVLSGPSFADDVARGLPTAVTLACRDAALAEALATALSGPTLRVYHRTDLRGVEIGGAAKNVLAIACGAVAGKGLGESAKAALIARGFAELLRFARAYGGEAETLMGLSGLGDLVLTCSSAHSRNFAFGQRLGQGMSVTDAAGGKLVEGAATASALVALAKAKNVDMPIAEAVEQVLSGAWSLDQAVDALMNRPVKSEH from the coding sequence ATGACCGCACAGGCTCAAACCATCGGCATCGCCGGAGCGGGTGCCTGGGGAACGGCGCTCGCCAACGCGGCCGCCATCGCGGGCAACGACGTGGTGCTCTGGATGCGCTCGCCCGAACACGCGGCGGCTCTGGCGCAGCCGCGCGCCACCGACCGCTGCCTCCCCGGCGTGAGGCTCCATGCCCGCACCCGGCCGACCGCCGCTCTCGCCGATCTGGCTTCCGCCCACGCCGTGCTGCTCGTCACGCCCGCCCAGACCACCCGCGAGATGGCGGCGGCCCTCGGCGTCGTCCTGCCCGCGGCGACGCCCCTTGTGCTCTGCGCCAAGGGAATCGAGCGGGACAGCCGGGCCTTCCTTTGCGACGTGGTGGAAACGGTTCGCCCCGGCGCGCCCATCGGGGTGCTCTCGGGCCCCAGCTTCGCCGACGACGTGGCGCGCGGCCTGCCCACCGCCGTGACGCTCGCCTGCCGGGACGCGGCGCTGGCCGAGGCGCTGGCCACCGCCCTCTCCGGTCCGACACTGCGGGTCTATCACCGCACCGATCTGCGCGGCGTCGAGATCGGCGGCGCGGCCAAGAACGTGCTCGCCATCGCGTGCGGGGCCGTGGCCGGAAAAGGTCTCGGCGAGAGCGCCAAGGCGGCCCTGATCGCCCGCGGCTTCGCGGAGCTCCTGCGCTTCGCCCGCGCCTATGGCGGCGAGGCCGAGACCCTGATGGGGCTCTCGGGGCTCGGCGACCTGGTGCTCACCTGCTCGTCGGCCCATTCCCGCAACTTCGCTTTCGGCCAGCGCCTCGGGCAAGGCATGAGCGTCACGGACGCCGCCGGCGGCAAGCTGGTGGAGGGTGCCGCGACCGCGAGCGCCCTCGTGGCTCTGGCGAAGGCGAAGAACGTCGACATGCCGATCGCGGAAGCGGTCGAGCAGGTCCTGTCCGGCGCATGGTCTCTCGATCAGGCGGTCGATGCGCTGATGAACCGTCCTGTCAAATCCGAACACTGA
- the acs gene encoding acetate--CoA ligase produces the protein MDEKIYDVPAEWRHRAYLDDAGYRAKYEASVRDPEAFWAEEAKRIDWFKQPTRIKNTNFGPDNVAIRWFEDGVTNVAYNCVDRHLHTRGDQVAIIWEGDDPSESKKITYRELHAEVCRMANIMRNRGVAKGDRVTIYMPMIPEAAYAMLACARLGAIHSVVFGGFSPDSLASRIQDAKSAFIVTADEGLRGGRKVPLKVNVDAALETVGPGVVDHVLVVRRTGSAVNMVPGRDVYYHEAAELVSDECPYEELNAEDPLFILYTSGSTGTPKGVLHTTGGYLVYASMTHQYVFDYHDGDVYWCTADVGWVTGHSYIVYGPLANGATTLMFEGVPTYPTISRFWDVIDKHQVNIFYTAPTAIRSLMQAGEEPVKKTSRKSLRLLGSVGEPINPEAWEWYHRVVGDGRCPIVDTWWQTETGGILITPLPGATKLKPGSATRPFFGVKPQIVDADGKVLEGATEGNLVIADSWPGQMRTVYGDHERFVQTYFSTYSGKYFTGDGCRRDADGYYWITGRVDDVINVSGHRMGTAEVESALVAHPKVSEAAVVGYPHDIKGQGIYAYVTLMAGEEPSEDLRKELVAWVRKEIGPIASPDLIQFAPGLPKTRSGKIMRRILRKIAEDEFGSLGDTSTLADPGVVDDLIDNRQNKRTRAA, from the coding sequence ATGGACGAGAAGATCTACGACGTGCCGGCGGAATGGCGGCATCGGGCCTATCTGGACGATGCGGGCTACCGCGCGAAGTACGAGGCCTCGGTCAGGGACCCGGAGGCCTTCTGGGCGGAAGAGGCGAAGCGCATCGACTGGTTCAAGCAGCCGACCCGGATCAAGAACACCAATTTCGGTCCCGACAACGTGGCGATCCGCTGGTTCGAGGACGGCGTCACCAACGTGGCCTATAACTGCGTCGACCGACATCTCCACACCCGCGGCGATCAGGTCGCCATCATCTGGGAGGGCGACGACCCGTCCGAATCCAAAAAGATCACCTACCGCGAGCTGCACGCGGAGGTCTGCCGCATGGCCAACATCATGCGCAACCGCGGCGTCGCCAAGGGCGACCGGGTGACGATCTACATGCCGATGATCCCGGAAGCGGCTTACGCCATGCTAGCCTGCGCGCGGCTGGGCGCCATCCACTCGGTGGTGTTCGGCGGCTTCTCGCCGGATTCGCTGGCGAGCCGCATCCAGGACGCGAAATCCGCCTTCATCGTCACGGCCGACGAGGGCCTGCGCGGCGGCCGCAAAGTGCCCCTGAAGGTGAACGTGGACGCGGCTCTCGAGACCGTCGGCCCGGGCGTGGTCGACCACGTGCTCGTCGTGCGCCGCACGGGATCCGCCGTGAACATGGTGCCGGGCCGGGACGTCTATTACCACGAGGCGGCCGAGCTCGTGTCCGACGAATGCCCCTACGAGGAGCTGAACGCGGAGGATCCGCTGTTCATCCTCTACACCTCCGGGAGCACCGGAACCCCGAAGGGCGTGCTGCACACCACGGGCGGCTATCTCGTCTATGCGTCGATGACGCACCAATACGTGTTCGACTACCACGACGGCGACGTCTATTGGTGCACGGCCGACGTGGGCTGGGTGACGGGCCATTCCTACATCGTCTACGGGCCGCTGGCGAACGGCGCCACGACCCTGATGTTCGAGGGCGTGCCCACCTATCCGACGATCTCCCGCTTCTGGGACGTGATCGACAAGCACCAGGTCAACATCTTCTACACCGCCCCGACGGCCATCCGCTCGCTCATGCAGGCGGGCGAGGAGCCGGTGAAGAAGACCTCGCGCAAGTCGCTGCGCCTGCTGGGCTCGGTCGGCGAGCCGATCAACCCGGAAGCCTGGGAATGGTACCACCGCGTGGTCGGCGACGGCCGCTGCCCGATCGTCGACACCTGGTGGCAGACCGAGACCGGTGGCATCCTGATCACGCCGCTGCCGGGCGCCACGAAACTGAAGCCGGGCTCCGCCACGCGGCCGTTCTTCGGCGTGAAGCCGCAGATCGTGGACGCGGACGGCAAGGTGCTGGAGGGCGCCACCGAGGGCAATCTCGTGATCGCCGATTCCTGGCCGGGCCAGATGCGCACGGTCTACGGCGACCACGAGCGCTTCGTGCAGACCTATTTCTCGACCTATTCCGGAAAATACTTCACCGGCGACGGCTGCCGGCGCGATGCGGACGGCTATTACTGGATCACCGGCCGCGTGGACGACGTGATCAACGTGTCCGGCCACCGCATGGGCACGGCGGAAGTCGAGTCGGCGCTGGTGGCGCATCCGAAGGTGTCGGAGGCCGCCGTGGTCGGCTACCCGCACGACATCAAGGGCCAGGGCATCTACGCATACGTGACCCTGATGGCCGGCGAGGAGCCGTCCGAGGACCTGCGCAAGGAGCTGGTGGCCTGGGTGCGCAAGGAGATTGGCCCGATCGCCTCGCCGGACCTGATCCAGTTCGCCCCCGGCCTGCCGAAGACGCGCTCCGGCAAGATCATGCGCCGCATCCTGCGCAAGATCGCCGAGGACGAGTTCGGCTCGCTCGGCGACACCTCGACGCTCGCCGACCCCGGCGTGGTCGACGACCTGATCGACAACCGGCAGAATAAGCGCACGCGGGCGGCGTGA
- the tsaD gene encoding tRNA (adenosine(37)-N6)-threonylcarbamoyltransferase complex transferase subunit TsaD, producing the protein MRILGIETTCDETAAAVVGVGFDGRGEILSNEVLSQIAEHARYGGVVPEIAARAHVEVIDRLVARALKSAQCSVKDIDGIAVAAGPGLIGGVLVGLTTAKAIALVTRKPLMAVNHLEAHALTARLTDGIGFPYLLLLASGGHTQLVAVRGVGDYVRLGTTIDDAIGEAFDKVAKMLGLPYPGGPHVEQEAAKGNPERFAFPRPMQGRAEPNFSLSGLKTAVRIEAEKIAPLTASDIADLCAGFQAAIVDVVVDRTRVGLRAFREIAGHPTALVVAGGVAANQAMRQGLQRLAVEAGLKLVAPPLALCGDNGAMIAWAGLERMRPGLIDDITAPARARWPLDPSRDEAGAKA; encoded by the coding sequence ATGCGCATTCTAGGCATCGAGACCACCTGCGACGAGACCGCGGCCGCCGTGGTCGGCGTCGGCTTCGACGGACGCGGCGAGATCCTCTCCAACGAGGTCTTGAGCCAGATCGCCGAGCACGCCCGCTATGGCGGCGTCGTGCCCGAGATCGCCGCCCGCGCCCATGTGGAGGTGATCGATCGGCTCGTGGCCCGGGCGCTGAAAAGCGCCCAGTGCTCCGTGAAGGACATCGACGGCATCGCCGTGGCGGCGGGGCCCGGCCTGATCGGCGGCGTGCTGGTGGGACTGACCACCGCCAAGGCCATCGCACTCGTGACCCGCAAGCCCCTGATGGCGGTGAACCACCTCGAAGCCCACGCGCTCACCGCGCGGCTCACCGACGGCATCGGCTTCCCCTATCTGCTGCTGCTCGCCTCCGGCGGCCACACGCAGCTCGTGGCGGTGCGCGGCGTCGGCGATTACGTGCGGCTCGGCACCACCATCGACGACGCCATCGGCGAGGCCTTCGACAAGGTCGCCAAGATGCTGGGCCTCCCCTATCCCGGCGGCCCGCATGTGGAGCAGGAGGCCGCGAAGGGCAATCCGGAGCGCTTCGCCTTCCCGCGCCCGATGCAGGGAAGGGCGGAGCCGAATTTCTCGCTCTCCGGCCTCAAGACCGCCGTGCGGATCGAGGCGGAGAAGATCGCGCCGCTGACGGCGAGCGACATCGCCGATCTCTGCGCCGGCTTCCAGGCCGCCATCGTGGACGTGGTGGTGGACCGCACCCGGGTTGGGCTTCGCGCCTTCCGGGAGATCGCAGGACACCCGACCGCCCTCGTGGTGGCGGGCGGCGTCGCGGCCAACCAGGCCATGCGCCAGGGGCTGCAGCGCCTCGCGGTCGAAGCCGGCCTCAAACTCGTGGCCCCGCCGCTGGCCCTGTGCGGCGACAACGGCGCCATGATCGCCTGGGCGGGCCTCGAGCGCATGCGCCCCGGCCTCATCGACGACATCACGGCCCCGGCCCGCGCCCGCTGGCCCCTCGACCCGAGCCGTGACGAGGCCGGGGCGAAGGCGTGA
- a CDS encoding aldo/keto reductase gives MEYRRLGRTDLNVSLICLGTMTWGQQNTEADGHAQMDYALDQGINFFDTAELYSIPPRAETQGSTERFIGSWFKARGSRDKVILATKVIGRSDNTWFRDDGSKGELSRAQVEEAVNKSLKRLQTDYIDLYQIHWPDRPMPWGSNPTIYRHMEGPSHPIDETVEIMTDLVKAGKIRHFGLSNESAWGTMTFLKHADAKGQARVQSVQNAYNLLNRTYEVALAEVSMRENVSLLAYSPLAQGYLTGKYLDGARPAGSRTTLFNRGQRYENPTAEAAIRKYIALAKEFGLDPAQMALAFVNSRPFLTSNIIGATSMEQLKTDIASIDVTITPELEERINAIHVEHCNPCP, from the coding sequence ATGGAATACCGCCGCCTCGGCCGCACGGATCTCAATGTCAGCCTCATCTGCCTCGGCACCATGACCTGGGGCCAGCAGAACACCGAGGCCGACGGCCACGCGCAGATGGACTACGCCCTCGACCAGGGCATCAACTTCTTCGACACCGCCGAGCTCTACTCGATCCCGCCCCGCGCGGAGACACAAGGGTCCACCGAGCGGTTCATCGGCTCCTGGTTCAAGGCCCGGGGCAGCCGCGACAAGGTGATCCTCGCCACCAAGGTGATCGGCCGCTCCGACAACACCTGGTTCCGGGACGACGGCTCGAAGGGCGAACTCTCTCGCGCCCAGGTCGAGGAGGCGGTGAACAAGAGCCTGAAGCGGCTCCAGACCGACTACATCGACCTCTACCAGATCCACTGGCCCGACCGCCCCATGCCCTGGGGCTCGAACCCGACGATCTACCGGCACATGGAGGGGCCGTCCCACCCCATCGACGAGACGGTCGAGATCATGACCGACCTGGTGAAGGCCGGGAAGATCCGCCATTTCGGCCTCTCCAACGAGAGCGCCTGGGGCACCATGACCTTCCTCAAGCACGCGGACGCCAAAGGACAGGCCCGGGTGCAGTCGGTGCAGAACGCCTACAACCTCCTCAACCGCACCTACGAGGTGGCGCTGGCGGAGGTCTCCATGCGCGAGAACGTGAGCCTGCTCGCCTATTCGCCGCTGGCTCAAGGGTATCTTACCGGCAAGTATCTCGACGGCGCACGCCCCGCGGGATCGCGCACGACCCTGTTCAACCGCGGCCAGCGCTACGAGAACCCCACGGCCGAGGCCGCCATCCGCAAGTACATCGCGCTCGCGAAGGAATTCGGCCTCGATCCGGCCCAGATGGCGCTCGCCTTCGTCAATTCCCGCCCCTTCCTCACGTCGAACATCATCGGCGCGACCTCGATGGAGCAGCTGAAGACGGACATCGCGTCCATCGACGTGACGATCACGCCGGAGTTGGAAGAGCGCATCAACGCGATCCACGTCGAGCACTGCAATCCGTGCCCGTAA
- a CDS encoding MFS transporter: protein MPLKTIDPLAPSRNASRPAILGWLLFDWACQPFFTLVTTFVFAPYFASALAPDPVSGQSLWGYATAAAGLVLAFLSPVLGSIADATGPKKPWIASCGLVLFVASFALWYAAPGQPFAIAVALVGFAFGTVAVEVAAVFNNAMIPHLVPPERYGRLSGTGWAMGYLGGLVSLVIVLGFLAADPVSMKTVFGLDPLFGLDPATREGDRVTGPFSALWFLVFVLPLFLVTPDIPRSAMSLGQAARKGIDQVKSTIADARRHESVGRFLLANMVYQDALVALFAFGGIYGAGVFGWQAIELGIFGILLTITGTLGALVGGRLDDRIGAKPVILGAILILALVCMGVLSLGRDHILFVVPTAPPAPDDGLYGSAPEKLFVLLGLVIGAVAGPLQASSRSLLARLVPAREAGRYFGLLALSGKVTSFMAPLAVAVATALFQTQAAGPAVLILFLLAGFWLLSGVKRV, encoded by the coding sequence ATGCCTTTGAAAACCATCGATCCTCTTGCGCCTTCGCGGAATGCCTCGCGTCCGGCGATTCTCGGCTGGCTGCTGTTCGACTGGGCCTGCCAGCCCTTCTTCACCCTCGTCACCACCTTCGTGTTCGCGCCCTATTTCGCCTCCGCGCTCGCGCCCGATCCGGTGAGCGGGCAGAGCCTTTGGGGCTATGCCACGGCGGCGGCCGGGCTCGTGCTGGCCTTTCTCTCGCCGGTCCTCGGCTCCATTGCCGACGCGACGGGGCCGAAGAAGCCCTGGATCGCATCCTGCGGCCTGGTGCTGTTCGTCGCGTCCTTCGCCCTGTGGTACGCGGCGCCGGGACAGCCCTTCGCCATCGCGGTCGCGCTCGTCGGCTTCGCCTTCGGGACCGTCGCCGTGGAGGTCGCGGCGGTGTTCAACAATGCCATGATCCCGCACCTCGTGCCGCCGGAACGCTACGGCCGCCTCTCGGGCACCGGCTGGGCCATGGGCTATCTGGGCGGCCTCGTGTCGCTCGTGATCGTGCTCGGTTTTCTCGCAGCCGATCCGGTGTCGATGAAGACGGTCTTCGGCCTCGATCCCCTGTTCGGCCTCGATCCGGCGACGCGCGAGGGCGACCGGGTCACGGGACCGTTCTCGGCCCTGTGGTTCCTCGTCTTCGTGCTGCCGCTCTTCCTCGTGACGCCGGATATCCCGCGCTCGGCCATGAGCCTCGGCCAGGCGGCCCGGAAGGGGATCGACCAGGTGAAAAGCACCATCGCGGACGCGCGGCGGCACGAGAGCGTCGGCCGCTTCCTCCTCGCCAACATGGTCTACCAGGACGCCCTGGTGGCGCTCTTCGCCTTCGGGGGCATCTACGGGGCCGGGGTGTTCGGCTGGCAGGCCATCGAGCTAGGCATCTTCGGCATCCTGCTCACGATCACCGGCACCCTCGGGGCGCTCGTCGGCGGACGGCTCGACGACCGCATCGGGGCGAAGCCGGTGATCCTCGGCGCGATCCTGATCCTCGCCCTCGTCTGCATGGGCGTGCTGTCGCTCGGGCGCGACCACATCCTGTTCGTTGTGCCGACCGCGCCGCCCGCGCCGGACGACGGTCTCTACGGCTCCGCGCCCGAAAAGCTGTTCGTGCTGCTCGGCCTCGTGATCGGGGCCGTGGCGGGACCGCTCCAGGCCTCCTCGCGCAGCCTGCTGGCGCGGCTCGTCCCGGCCCGGGAAGCGGGCCGCTATTTCGGCCTGCTCGCCCTGTCGGGAAAGGTCACATCGTTCATGGCGCCGCTCGCGGTCGCCGTGGCGACGGCATTGTTCCAGACGCAGGCCGCCGGTCCGGCGGTGCTGATCCTGTTCCTGCTCGCAGGGTTCTGGCTGTTGAGCGGCGTGAAGCGGGTGTGA
- a CDS encoding EVE domain-containing protein has product MAHWLYKSEPSVWSWDQQVAEGDKGTHWNGVRNHVAKQNLMAMKNGEQGFFYHSNEGKAVVGIVEVIREYYPDHTDETGKFGMVDIKAVKPFKRPVTLDEIKQQPGLEKMILVNNSRLSVQPVTDEEWAIVCRMGGL; this is encoded by the coding sequence ATGGCCCATTGGCTCTACAAGTCCGAACCCTCCGTCTGGTCCTGGGACCAGCAGGTCGCCGAAGGCGACAAGGGCACCCATTGGAACGGGGTGCGCAACCACGTGGCCAAGCAGAACCTGATGGCCATGAAAAACGGCGAGCAGGGCTTCTTCTACCATTCCAACGAGGGCAAGGCGGTCGTCGGCATCGTCGAGGTGATCCGGGAATATTACCCCGACCACACGGACGAGACGGGCAAGTTCGGCATGGTCGACATCAAGGCCGTGAAGCCGTTCAAACGTCCCGTGACCCTCGACGAGATCAAGCAGCAGCCCGGACTCGAAAAGATGATCCTCGTCAACAACTCCCGCCTCTCGGTACAGCCGGTGACCGACGAGGAATGGGCCATCGTGTGCCGGATGGGCGGGCTGTAG
- a CDS encoding arylesterase: protein MKRQSGPFMTIIFACAAALAALGAALPAQAQTRPIRLVALGDSLSAGYNLPQEAAFPVVLEKALKARGHNVEVANAGVSGDTSSGGLDRLDWSVPDGTDGVILELGANDMLRGLDPAGTRRNLVAIVERLKSRNIQVMLAGMYASRNLGPDYVQKFDSIYPDIAKTYDLVLYPFFLDGVAGEKSLNLPDGMHPTAKGVEVIVERILPSVESFLARLAQR from the coding sequence ATGAAGCGCCAATCCGGCCCATTCATGACGATCATTTTTGCGTGTGCGGCGGCCCTGGCCGCCCTGGGCGCCGCCCTCCCGGCGCAAGCCCAAACCCGGCCGATCCGGCTCGTGGCCCTGGGCGACAGCCTGAGCGCCGGCTACAACCTGCCGCAGGAGGCGGCCTTCCCGGTCGTGCTGGAAAAGGCCCTGAAGGCCCGGGGCCACAACGTGGAGGTGGCCAATGCGGGCGTCTCCGGCGACACCTCCTCGGGCGGCCTCGACCGGCTCGACTGGTCGGTGCCCGACGGCACCGACGGGGTGATCCTGGAGCTCGGCGCCAACGACATGTTGCGCGGCCTCGATCCGGCCGGGACCCGCAGGAACCTGGTGGCGATCGTCGAGCGGCTCAAGAGCCGCAACATCCAGGTGATGCTCGCGGGCATGTACGCCTCGCGCAATCTCGGGCCGGATTATGTGCAGAAATTCGACAGCATCTATCCGGACATTGCGAAGACGTACGACCTTGTGCTCTATCCCTTCTTCCTGGACGGGGTCGCCGGCGAGAAATCCCTCAACCTGCCCGACGGGATGCACCCGACGGCCAAGGGCGTCGAGGTCATCGTCGAGCGCATCCTGCCCAGCGTCGAGAGCTTTCTCGCCCGCCTTGCCCAACGCTGA
- a CDS encoding L,D-transpeptidase, producing the protein MGARAAFAIAAVIGIAFTATVASAREIVPFEGRVSPGTIVIKTGERKLYYVRGDGTALRYRVAVGKPGKQWFGEARIDGKYVRPAWAPPAEVKRDNPRLPDVIPGGAANNPMGARALTLNLDEYAIHGTNRPSSIGTYASYGCIRMLNEDIVDLYEQVSVGTRVVVER; encoded by the coding sequence ATGGGCGCGCGCGCCGCATTCGCCATCGCGGCCGTCATCGGCATCGCTTTCACCGCAACGGTCGCTTCGGCCCGCGAGATCGTGCCCTTCGAGGGGCGCGTGTCGCCGGGCACCATCGTGATCAAGACCGGCGAACGGAAGCTCTATTACGTGCGCGGCGACGGGACCGCCCTGCGCTACCGGGTGGCGGTCGGCAAGCCCGGCAAGCAATGGTTCGGCGAGGCGCGGATCGACGGCAAATACGTCCGTCCCGCCTGGGCCCCGCCCGCCGAGGTCAAGCGGGACAACCCGCGCCTGCCCGACGTGATCCCCGGGGGCGCGGCGAACAACCCCATGGGCGCCAGGGCGCTGACGCTCAACCTCGACGAATACGCCATCCACGGCACCAACCGCCCGAGCTCCATCGGGACCTATGCGTCCTACGGCTGCATCCGCATGCTCAACGAGGACATCGTCGATCTCTACGAGCAGGTGAGCGTGGGGACCCGGGTGGTGGTGGAGCGGTAG
- a CDS encoding heavy metal-binding domain-containing protein, which yields MIITTTPTIEGRRIASYRGIVSGEAILGANVFRDFFASIRDVVGGRAGSYERVLRDGRDTALQEMIEEAQRLGAHAIVGVHLDYGALGKNEGMMMVSVSGTAVTLE from the coding sequence ATGATCATCACCACCACGCCGACCATCGAAGGCCGCCGCATCGCCTCCTATCGCGGCATCGTTTCGGGCGAGGCGATCCTCGGCGCCAACGTGTTCCGCGATTTCTTCGCGTCCATCCGCGACGTGGTCGGCGGACGGGCCGGCTCCTACGAGCGCGTGCTGCGCGACGGGCGCGACACGGCCCTGCAGGAGATGATCGAGGAGGCCCAGCGCCTCGGCGCCCACGCCATCGTCGGCGTTCACCTCGATTACGGCGCCCTCGGCAAGAACGAGGGCATGATGATGGTGTCGGTCAGCGGCACGGCCGTGACGCTGGAGTGA
- a CDS encoding ABC transporter ATP-binding protein, with translation MGMQDKAIALHDVDLSLGRGAARVHILKGISLGVDRGEAVGLIGPSGSGKSTLLMTMAGLERPDSGKVIVDGTDLSGLDEDALARFRGRRIGIVFQSFHLVPTMTALENVALPLELAGENHAFERAEAELQSVGLGHRLHHYPAQLSGGEQQRVAIARAIVPNPAILVADEPTGNLDETTGQSIVDLLFALKRDRGATLVLVTHDLALARLCDRMVRLRSGQVETGAASAVA, from the coding sequence ATGGGGATGCAGGACAAGGCCATCGCGCTGCACGATGTCGATTTGAGCCTCGGGCGCGGAGCCGCGCGGGTGCATATCCTCAAGGGGATTTCCCTCGGCGTCGACCGGGGTGAGGCGGTCGGGCTGATCGGCCCCTCGGGCTCGGGCAAGTCGACCCTGCTCATGACCATGGCCGGGCTCGAGCGCCCGGATTCGGGCAAGGTGATCGTGGACGGCACCGACCTGTCGGGCCTGGACGAGGATGCGCTCGCCCGTTTTCGCGGACGGCGGATCGGCATCGTGTTCCAGTCCTTCCACCTTGTCCCCACCATGACGGCCCTGGAGAACGTGGCCCTGCCCCTGGAGCTCGCCGGTGAGAACCACGCCTTCGAGCGGGCCGAGGCCGAGCTGCAATCCGTGGGCCTGGGCCATCGCCTGCACCATTACCCGGCGCAGCTCTCGGGCGGCGAGCAGCAGCGGGTGGCGATTGCCCGCGCCATCGTGCCCAATCCGGCGATCCTGGTGGCGGACGAGCCCACCGGAAACCTGGACGAGACGACCGGCCAGTCCATCGTCGACCTGCTCTTCGCCCTGAAGCGCGACCGGGGCGCGACGCTCGTTCTCGTGACCCACGACCTCGCCCTCGCCCGCCTCTGCGACCGCATGGTGCGCCTGCGCTCCGGGCAGGTCGAGACCGGCGCGGCCTCGGCCGTGGCCTGA